One genomic window of Micrococcus flavus includes the following:
- a CDS encoding glutamine amidotransferase, which yields MTSTAPARSDDDAPRPFLLVQTRPEEDAATAEEESVRRLGGYAGGRLSVLRLDRRVAEAGTDRVVADATDGAAALAGEGTEAGGGVVDWEAELDAVAGVILPGSPFTGSDPEESKSDLQKAVEAELGRLMALVIERQTPFLGCCYGVGTLGRAAGGVVDTTYRELPGPIPVTLTEAGAVDPLLEGMPGEFTAYVGHKEAVRELPPKAVLLASGQACPVQMFRVGEHLYATQFHPELDQAGLLERLAIYSHHGYFSEDEAEGMFSAIRSREAPIPPRILENFRRVYG from the coding sequence ATGACCAGCACCGCCCCCGCCCGCTCCGACGACGACGCGCCCCGCCCCTTCCTCCTCGTCCAGACCCGGCCCGAGGAGGACGCGGCCACGGCCGAGGAGGAGTCGGTCCGCCGCCTCGGCGGCTACGCGGGAGGCCGGCTGAGCGTGCTGCGCCTGGACCGCCGCGTGGCCGAGGCCGGCACGGACCGGGTGGTCGCGGACGCCACGGACGGCGCCGCCGCCCTGGCGGGAGAGGGCACCGAGGCGGGGGGCGGCGTCGTCGACTGGGAGGCCGAGCTGGACGCCGTGGCCGGAGTGATCCTGCCGGGCAGTCCGTTCACGGGTTCGGACCCGGAGGAGTCGAAGTCGGACCTGCAGAAGGCGGTGGAGGCGGAGCTGGGACGGCTGATGGCGCTCGTGATCGAGCGGCAGACCCCGTTCCTGGGCTGCTGCTACGGCGTGGGCACGCTGGGGCGCGCGGCGGGCGGCGTCGTCGACACCACGTACCGGGAGCTGCCCGGGCCCATCCCCGTGACCCTCACCGAGGCGGGCGCCGTCGACCCGCTGCTGGAGGGCATGCCCGGCGAGTTCACCGCGTACGTGGGGCACAAGGAGGCCGTCCGCGAGCTGCCCCCGAAGGCCGTGCTCCTGGCGAGCGGGCAGGCCTGCCCCGTCCAGATGTTCCGCGTGGGCGAGCACCTCTACGCCACCCAGTTCCACCCCGAGCTGGACCAGGCCGGGCTGCTGGAGCGCCTGGCCATCTACTCGCACCACGGCTACTTCTCCGAGGACGAGGCCGAGGGGATGTTCTCGGCCATCCGGAGCCGGGAGGCCCCGATTCCGCCACGGATCCTGGAGAACTTCCGCCGCGTGTACGGGTGA
- the tgt gene encoding tRNA guanosine(34) transglycosylase Tgt, which produces MPDTPQPPAAPAHPDHFGFEVTHRLETSGHDGAGLGRTGVITTPHGTIQTPAFIPVATQATVKAVLPESMADLGAQALLANAYHLYLQPGDDLLDEAGGLGAFMNWPGPTFTDSGGFQVMSLGSGFKKVIDMQGPAAPEGAGADDAVAPGKERLANVDDDGVWFKSHLTGDRHRFTPERSLQIQHNLGADVMFAFDELTTLHNSRGYQEEALERTRRWAQRCLDEHARLTAARAHRPYQALFGVVQGAQYEDLRRKACRDLAAMDTEFAGDDAVRRGFDGYGIGGAIEKANLGTIVGWCAQELPEDRPRHLLGISEPDDLFLAVENGADTFDCVSPTRVARTGAFYTRDGRFNLPGAKYKRDFGPLDPECDCYTCAHYSRAYIRHLYKAKEMVSHTLISIHNERFTVSLVDRIRAAMQDGTYAELKAETLGRYYAPKG; this is translated from the coding sequence ATGCCAGACACCCCCCAGCCCCCCGCCGCCCCCGCGCACCCGGACCACTTCGGCTTCGAGGTCACGCACCGCCTGGAGACCTCCGGGCACGACGGCGCCGGGCTCGGCCGCACGGGCGTCATCACCACGCCGCACGGGACGATCCAGACGCCGGCGTTCATCCCCGTCGCCACGCAGGCCACGGTCAAGGCGGTGCTGCCCGAGTCCATGGCGGACCTCGGCGCGCAGGCCCTCCTGGCCAACGCCTACCACCTGTACCTCCAGCCCGGCGACGACCTCCTCGACGAGGCGGGCGGGCTCGGCGCGTTCATGAACTGGCCCGGCCCCACCTTCACGGACTCCGGCGGCTTCCAGGTCATGTCCCTCGGCTCGGGCTTCAAGAAGGTCATCGACATGCAGGGCCCCGCCGCGCCGGAGGGTGCGGGCGCGGACGACGCCGTCGCCCCCGGCAAGGAGCGCCTGGCCAACGTGGACGACGACGGCGTCTGGTTCAAGTCCCACCTCACCGGGGATCGGCACCGGTTCACCCCCGAGCGCTCCCTGCAGATCCAGCACAACCTGGGCGCGGACGTGATGTTCGCGTTCGACGAGCTGACCACCCTGCACAACTCGCGCGGCTACCAGGAGGAGGCGCTCGAGCGCACGCGCCGGTGGGCGCAGCGCTGCCTCGACGAGCACGCCCGCCTCACCGCCGCCCGGGCGCACCGGCCGTACCAGGCGCTGTTCGGCGTCGTGCAGGGGGCGCAGTACGAGGACCTGCGCCGGAAGGCGTGCCGGGACCTGGCCGCCATGGACACGGAGTTCGCGGGCGACGACGCCGTGCGCCGCGGCTTCGACGGCTACGGGATCGGCGGGGCGATCGAGAAGGCGAACCTCGGGACGATCGTGGGCTGGTGCGCGCAGGAGCTGCCCGAGGACCGGCCGCGGCACCTGCTGGGGATCTCCGAGCCGGACGACCTGTTCCTGGCCGTGGAGAACGGCGCGGACACGTTCGACTGCGTCTCCCCCACCCGCGTGGCCCGCACCGGAGCGTTCTACACCCGCGATGGTCGGTTCAACCTGCCCGGCGCGAAGTACAAGCGCGACTTCGGGCCGCTGGACCCCGAGTGCGACTGCTACACGTGCGCCCACTACTCCCGCGCCTACATCCGCCACCTCTACAAGGCGAAGGAGATGGTGTCCCACACGCTGATCTCCATCCACAACGAGCGGTTCACGGTGTCGCTCGTCGACCGCATCCGCGCGGCAATGCAGGACGGCACGTACGCCGAACTCAAGGCCGAGACCCTGGGTCGGTACTACGCACCGAAGGGCTGA
- a CDS encoding acyl-CoA dehydrogenase family protein has product MTEQLPTAEPAYDVIGPLDTDAYAVFADLSEEDLALQRAARAFLTPEVQKTLQDAWDTGEYPTQLIAGLAEADLLRDGVEIDGRATPSRLASGLASMELSRVDGSLATIVGVQGGLAMRSIQMCGSAGQKQKYLPAMAAGELFGAFALTEPTHGSDSVSLQTTATPVDGGWRIDGHKKWIGNGAAGGVTVTWARSTEDGQVKGFIVQQDAEGYSAEVIRGKMALRAIHQALITYDGVFVPEADVLPEATSFKSTAAVLFATRLGVAWSAVGHAVGCYEAAVQYAQQRVQFGRPLAESQIVQERLARMLSELTQIQLLVLRAAQLEDAGRLTGPQASLAKYSATRTARSIAANARDLLGGNGILIENEVGKHFADLEAIHTYEGTETVQALIVGRDITGTGAFA; this is encoded by the coding sequence ATGACCGAGCAGCTGCCCACCGCCGAGCCCGCCTACGACGTCATTGGTCCCCTGGACACCGACGCCTACGCCGTCTTCGCCGACCTCTCCGAGGAGGACCTCGCCCTGCAGAGGGCCGCCCGGGCGTTCCTAACCCCCGAGGTGCAGAAGACCCTGCAGGACGCGTGGGACACGGGCGAGTACCCGACCCAGCTCATCGCCGGGTTGGCCGAGGCCGACCTGCTGCGCGACGGCGTCGAGATCGACGGCCGCGCGACCCCGTCCCGCCTGGCCTCGGGCCTGGCCTCCATGGAGCTGTCCCGCGTGGACGGCTCCCTGGCCACGATCGTCGGCGTGCAGGGCGGGCTGGCCATGCGCTCCATCCAGATGTGCGGCTCCGCGGGGCAGAAGCAGAAGTACCTGCCCGCGATGGCGGCGGGCGAGCTGTTCGGCGCGTTCGCGCTGACCGAGCCCACCCACGGCTCCGACTCCGTCTCCCTGCAGACCACCGCGACCCCCGTGGACGGCGGCTGGCGGATCGACGGACACAAGAAGTGGATCGGCAACGGCGCCGCCGGCGGCGTCACCGTCACCTGGGCCCGCTCCACCGAGGACGGCCAGGTCAAGGGCTTCATCGTCCAGCAGGACGCCGAGGGCTACAGCGCCGAGGTCATCCGCGGCAAGATGGCGCTGCGGGCGATCCACCAGGCCCTCATCACCTACGACGGCGTGTTCGTCCCGGAGGCGGACGTCCTGCCGGAGGCGACCTCCTTCAAGAGCACCGCCGCGGTGCTGTTCGCCACTCGCCTTGGCGTCGCCTGGTCCGCCGTGGGCCATGCGGTCGGCTGCTACGAGGCCGCCGTGCAGTACGCGCAGCAGCGCGTGCAGTTCGGCCGTCCGCTGGCCGAGTCGCAGATCGTCCAGGAGCGTCTGGCCCGCATGCTCTCCGAGCTGACCCAGATCCAGCTGCTGGTCCTCCGCGCCGCCCAGCTCGAGGACGCCGGCCGCCTCACCGGTCCGCAGGCCTCCCTGGCCAAGTACTCGGCCACCCGCACCGCCCGCTCGATCGCCGCGAACGCCCGTGACCTGCTCGGCGGCAACGGCATCCTGATCGAGAACGAGGTGGGCAAGCACTTCGCCGACCTCGAGGCGATCCACACCTACGAGGGCACCGAGACCGTCCAGGCCCTGATCGTGGGCCGCGACATCACCGGAACCGGCGCGTTCGCCTGA
- a CDS encoding TetR/AcrR family transcriptional regulator — protein MTPAEDTLTALIHLLDREGYDAVTVDQLAREAGMSRATFFRHVGGKEEVVFADHAALLERLDAFLRGTALPVDEVLAEAVLQVFRHHVQDPERARARARLLRGSQALRTRELLTSHRYEVLFSDWLSRTLPDAPERGGVAAGLAAAVVAVHNRALRAWLRTPDDDAEAALRADVTTVVTRLTHAPGEAERTLAAVRRLLA, from the coding sequence ATGACCCCCGCCGAGGACACGCTCACCGCGCTCATCCACCTGCTGGACCGGGAGGGCTACGACGCCGTCACGGTGGACCAGCTCGCCCGGGAGGCGGGGATGAGCCGCGCCACCTTCTTCCGCCACGTCGGCGGCAAGGAGGAGGTGGTCTTCGCGGACCACGCGGCCCTGCTCGAGCGCCTCGACGCGTTCTTGCGCGGCACGGCGCTGCCCGTGGACGAGGTGCTCGCCGAGGCGGTGCTGCAGGTCTTCCGCCACCACGTCCAGGACCCCGAGCGCGCCCGGGCCCGCGCCCGTCTGCTGCGCGGCTCCCAGGCCCTGCGCACGCGCGAGCTCCTGACCTCGCACCGCTACGAGGTGCTCTTCTCCGACTGGCTCTCCCGCACCCTCCCGGACGCCCCGGAGCGGGGCGGGGTGGCGGCGGGGCTGGCGGCCGCCGTCGTCGCGGTGCACAACCGGGCCCTGCGCGCCTGGCTGCGCACCCCCGACGACGACGCCGAGGCCGCCCTGCGCGCCGACGTCACCACGGTGGTCACCCGGCTCACGCACGCCCCCGGCGAGGCGGAGCGGACCCTGGCCGCGGTGCGCCGGCTGCTCGCCTGA
- a CDS encoding GNAT family N-acetyltransferase has product MSTECQNTPTPSIPSGQDLGPRWATRTADHTDPGDRRAIRVLSELAFSSSAEADLVEELAAGGEGWLPQYSHVVMIGAVPGTDLHSEPEGHGLLVRAHVGTDPVLALAPHAVLPEHQGQGAGTAIVESLLQAARDDGEKVVVVYGWPEYYSRFGFRPAAEAGITASFATQPEALQVLVLQEGVEAPSGEFRYPPAFGAENAQVAGRS; this is encoded by the coding sequence ATGAGCACCGAGTGCCAGAACACCCCCACCCCGTCCATCCCGTCCGGCCAGGACCTCGGTCCGCGCTGGGCCACCCGCACGGCCGACCACACCGACCCGGGGGATCGCCGCGCGATCCGCGTGCTCTCGGAGCTGGCCTTCAGCTCGTCCGCGGAGGCGGACCTGGTGGAGGAGCTCGCCGCCGGCGGCGAGGGCTGGCTGCCGCAGTACTCCCACGTGGTCATGATCGGTGCCGTGCCCGGCACCGACCTGCACTCCGAACCCGAGGGCCACGGCCTCCTGGTCCGCGCCCACGTGGGCACCGATCCCGTGCTCGCCCTCGCCCCGCACGCCGTGCTCCCGGAGCACCAGGGCCAGGGCGCCGGCACGGCGATCGTGGAGAGCCTGCTGCAGGCCGCGCGCGACGACGGCGAGAAGGTCGTGGTGGTCTACGGCTGGCCGGAGTACTACTCCCGGTTCGGCTTCCGCCCCGCCGCCGAGGCCGGGATCACCGCGTCCTTCGCGACGCAGCCCGAGGCGCTCCAGGTCCTCGTGCTGCAGGAGGGCGTCGAGGCCCCCTCCGGCGAGTTCCGCTACCCGCCGGCCTTCGGCGCGGAGAACGCCCAGGTGGCCGGCCGCTCCTGA
- a CDS encoding putative quinol monooxygenase, with product MILINLKFTVKPELADQWMDAVAQYTADVRSEEGNLFFEWYRPVEGGENEYFLLEGFTDEGAKAHVESPHFQEGIDAMRPLLAKTPQIISEQIGAEGFGPMGEIQID from the coding sequence ATGATCCTGATCAATCTCAAGTTCACCGTGAAGCCCGAGCTCGCCGACCAGTGGATGGACGCCGTCGCGCAGTACACCGCGGACGTCCGGTCCGAGGAGGGCAACCTGTTCTTCGAGTGGTACCGGCCGGTCGAGGGCGGGGAGAACGAGTACTTCCTGCTCGAGGGCTTCACCGACGAGGGCGCGAAGGCCCACGTGGAGTCCCCGCACTTCCAGGAGGGCATCGACGCGATGCGCCCGCTGCTGGCGAAGACCCCGCAGATCATCTCCGAGCAGATCGGCGCCGAGGGCTTCGGCCCGATGGGCGAGATCCAGATCGACTGA
- a CDS encoding SRPBCC family protein, which translates to MSTTVEKDIVVDVPVRTVYDQWAQFEEFPRFMGGVQQVTQLADDRLEWVAEIGGVRRQWVARILEQTPDRKVAWAATEGATNAGAVTFQDLGDGRTSVRLELEYEPEGFVEQVGDTLNVVENQAEKDLERFKEFIESEGRAPGSWRGSVGEGTTVGTPGVEDAAASRADRRLRRRRGADDRRPHRRDGPQRGHHPAEGRLRRPHGGLHGGGRRRPRAAGPGPRRPRSLTLLPRRRGMAPPSMAWVRGEARRPGHSVPVGGPRPTMAP; encoded by the coding sequence ATGAGCACCACGGTCGAGAAGGACATCGTCGTCGACGTCCCCGTGCGCACCGTCTATGACCAGTGGGCCCAGTTCGAGGAGTTCCCCCGGTTCATGGGCGGCGTCCAGCAGGTGACCCAGCTGGCCGACGACCGCCTGGAGTGGGTGGCCGAGATCGGCGGCGTCCGTCGCCAGTGGGTGGCCCGGATCCTCGAGCAGACGCCGGACCGCAAGGTGGCATGGGCCGCCACCGAGGGCGCCACCAACGCCGGCGCCGTGACGTTCCAGGACCTGGGCGACGGCCGCACCTCCGTGCGCCTCGAGCTGGAGTACGAGCCGGAGGGCTTCGTGGAGCAGGTCGGCGACACGCTGAACGTGGTGGAGAACCAGGCGGAGAAGGACCTGGAGCGCTTCAAGGAGTTCATCGAGTCCGAGGGCCGGGCCCCCGGCTCGTGGCGCGGCTCCGTGGGAGAGGGCACCACCGTGGGCACCCCCGGCGTGGAGGACGCCGCGGCCTCCCGCGCGGACCGGCGACTCCGACGCCGACGCGGAGCAGACGACCGCCGACCGCACCGTCGAGACGGTCCGCAGCGGGGACACCACCCCGCCGAAGGTCGTCTACGCCGACCGCACGGAGGACTCCACGGTGGAGGACGCCGACGCCCGCGAGCCGCGGGACCAGGACCGCGACGCCCGCGGTCTCTGACCCTGCTCCCGCGTCGGCGGGGCATGGCCCCGCCGTCCATGGCGTGGGTTCGCGGCGAGGCCCGTCGGCCGGGACACTCCGTCCCGGTCGGCGGGCCTCGTCCTACGATGGCCCCATGA
- a CDS encoding hydroxymethylpyrimidine/phosphomethylpyrimidine kinase: protein MTHTQHTPRAASPALALTVAGSEATGGAGAQADLKTLQELGVFGIVSLTCIVSFDPAADWDHRFFAVPQDVQRAQLEAILGDYPDALRTVKLGMQGSPETIRTTAEALRGHTWDHVVLDPVLICKGQEPGHALDTDQALKAELLPLATFTTPNHFETEQLSGMSVETVGDLIAAAQRIHEISGAAVLAKGGMHLEGPDAVDVFVDGDTVEVLSEPKIGESGVSGAGCSLAAAVTAELAKGATPLEAARRAKEFVTAGIHQAVSGQTPFAALWQGGLRA from the coding sequence ATGACCCACACCCAGCACACCCCCCGCGCCGCCTCTCCCGCCCTCGCCCTGACGGTGGCCGGCTCGGAGGCCACCGGCGGCGCCGGCGCCCAGGCGGACCTCAAGACCCTCCAGGAGCTGGGCGTCTTCGGGATCGTCTCCCTGACCTGCATCGTCTCCTTCGACCCGGCGGCCGACTGGGACCACCGGTTCTTCGCGGTCCCCCAGGACGTCCAGCGGGCGCAGCTCGAGGCGATCCTGGGCGACTACCCGGACGCGCTGCGCACCGTGAAGCTCGGCATGCAGGGCTCCCCGGAGACCATTCGCACCACGGCCGAGGCCCTGCGCGGCCACACGTGGGACCACGTGGTCCTGGACCCGGTGCTGATCTGCAAGGGCCAGGAGCCCGGCCACGCCCTGGACACGGACCAGGCCCTCAAGGCCGAGCTGCTGCCGCTGGCGACCTTCACCACCCCGAACCACTTCGAGACCGAGCAGCTCTCCGGCATGAGCGTGGAGACCGTGGGGGACCTGATCGCCGCGGCGCAGCGGATCCACGAGATCTCCGGCGCCGCCGTGCTGGCCAAGGGAGGCATGCACCTCGAGGGCCCCGACGCCGTCGACGTGTTCGTGGACGGGGACACCGTGGAGGTGCTCTCCGAGCCGAAGATCGGCGAGTCCGGCGTCTCCGGCGCCGGCTGCTCGCTGGCCGCCGCCGTGACCGCCGAGCTGGCCAAGGGCGCCACGCCGCTCGAGGCCGCGCGGCGCGCCAAGGAGTTCGTGACCGCCGGCATCCACCAGGCCGTGTCCGGGCAGACCCCGTTCGCCGCGCTGTGGCAGGGCGGCCTGCGCGCGTGA
- a CDS encoding Lrp/AsnC family transcriptional regulator — MNPAPPPPLEGLDLAVATALQVDPRASWRRIAQVLAAPERTVARHGAALLESGVVQVAGMPTKAETALLTVRCAPGTARVAVEALSQRADTTFAYAVTGAGDAVAELLFDAGRMTPVLLQEIPTVVGLTQVHTAPILRYFRTIRRWTSGALTAAQVAALRTADGPEMATMGHTEPLGPLDRRLVEALVADGRATVEALARAADVSESTAARRLTALLSSARVQVRALVEPALLGLPVEAMLWISAAPSQMDRLGALLAEDPRVRYAAAVAGPHQVVADVTCRTTAELYELTTASPWVEHTSAVETSLVLHARKRGGRLLPWTE; from the coding sequence GTGAACCCCGCCCCGCCGCCGCCCCTCGAGGGGCTGGACCTCGCCGTCGCCACCGCACTGCAGGTGGACCCTCGGGCCAGTTGGCGCAGGATCGCCCAGGTGCTGGCAGCGCCCGAGCGCACCGTGGCCCGCCACGGCGCCGCCCTGCTGGAGTCGGGGGTGGTCCAGGTGGCCGGGATGCCGACGAAGGCGGAGACGGCGCTGCTGACCGTCCGGTGCGCTCCGGGGACCGCCCGGGTGGCCGTGGAGGCGCTCTCCCAGCGGGCCGACACCACGTTCGCGTACGCCGTCACCGGCGCGGGGGACGCGGTGGCCGAGCTGCTGTTCGACGCCGGCCGCATGACGCCCGTGCTGCTGCAGGAGATCCCCACGGTCGTGGGGCTGACCCAGGTGCACACCGCGCCGATCCTGCGGTACTTCCGCACCATCCGGCGGTGGACCTCGGGGGCGCTGACCGCCGCGCAGGTGGCCGCCCTGCGCACGGCGGACGGGCCGGAGATGGCCACGATGGGCCATACGGAGCCCCTGGGGCCGTTGGACCGGCGCCTCGTCGAGGCGCTCGTGGCGGACGGCCGGGCCACGGTCGAGGCCCTCGCCCGGGCGGCGGACGTCTCCGAGTCGACGGCGGCCCGCCGCCTCACCGCGCTGCTCTCCTCGGCCCGGGTGCAGGTGCGCGCCCTGGTGGAGCCCGCCCTGCTCGGCCTGCCGGTGGAGGCGATGCTCTGGATCAGCGCCGCGCCGTCCCAGATGGACCGGTTGGGCGCACTGCTGGCCGAGGACCCCCGGGTCCGGTACGCGGCCGCGGTGGCCGGGCCGCACCAGGTCGTGGCCGACGTGACCTGCCGGACCACCGCGGAGCTGTACGAGCTGACCACGGCCTCCCCGTGGGTCGAGCACACCTCCGCCGTGGAGACCTCCCTGGTGCTGCACGCCCGCAAGCGCGGCGGACGGCTCCTCCCCTGGACGGAATGA
- a CDS encoding DUF5058 family protein, with product MPIPALAGTVDPESTDILAVANHPLLWTFALGVFAIILVQSFLYVRAARTAAPDLDIPASELKTAFRSGAIASVGPSLAVVIVAISLLALFGTPAVLVRIGLIGSAAFETGAATIAVGSTGAPLGGAGYDQQVFALAFITMSLGGAGWILATLLFTPILRRGSAKLSEVNPVVLTVIPAAAVLGAFAGLTFGELAKTTPNAPVIWITTGVSAAVMLLLLSTARALRADWLKEWALGLAILVGLVAAYLAHIALVPAA from the coding sequence ATGCCCATCCCCGCCCTCGCCGGCACCGTCGACCCGGAGTCGACGGACATCCTCGCCGTCGCGAACCACCCCCTCCTCTGGACCTTCGCCCTGGGGGTGTTCGCGATCATCCTCGTCCAGTCCTTCCTGTACGTCCGCGCCGCCCGCACGGCCGCCCCGGACCTGGACATCCCCGCCTCCGAGCTGAAGACCGCCTTCCGGTCCGGCGCCATCGCCTCGGTGGGTCCGTCCCTGGCCGTGGTCATCGTGGCGATCTCCCTGCTCGCCCTGTTCGGCACCCCCGCCGTCCTCGTGCGCATCGGCCTGATCGGCTCCGCCGCCTTCGAGACCGGCGCGGCCACGATCGCCGTGGGCTCCACGGGCGCCCCGCTCGGCGGCGCCGGGTACGACCAGCAGGTCTTCGCCCTGGCGTTCATCACCATGTCCCTGGGCGGCGCGGGCTGGATCCTCGCGACCCTCCTGTTCACTCCGATCCTGCGCCGCGGCTCCGCGAAGCTCTCCGAGGTCAACCCGGTGGTCCTCACGGTGATCCCGGCCGCCGCCGTCCTCGGCGCGTTCGCCGGCCTCACCTTCGGCGAGCTCGCCAAGACCACGCCGAACGCCCCGGTCATCTGGATCACCACGGGCGTCTCCGCCGCCGTCATGCTGCTGCTCCTGTCCACGGCCCGGGCCCTGCGGGCCGACTGGCTCAAGGAGTGGGCCCTCGGCCTCGCCATCCTCGTGGGGCTCGTCGCGGCGTACCTCGCCCACATCGCCCTGGTCCCGGCCGCCTGA
- a CDS encoding amidohydrolase: MTDVRTAPAPLPASLRLDEALTQTLHEDYVHLHRNPELSMQEHRTAAWIEARLDELGIEHERVGGTGVVGILRHPEGAEGRTVAYRADSDALPVKEDSGLDYASTARGTLPDGTEVPVMHACGHDTHVAMGLSAARVLARHPEAWAGTVVFVFQPGEETAAGARAMLEDGLWDRVPRPEAVIGQHVMPAQAGTVTYVPGDAMSLADSFKVVFTGKGAHGSMPDRSIDPILLASHAVTRLQGIVSREVAPSDRAVVTVGTFHAGLKENVIPDTAEIALNVRTPTPEAREKVSAAIHRILTAEALASGAPEPVIQRYNSFPRTHNDVAATGAVMAALAAELGEENVTETAPLMGSEDVGALADALGVPLVYWFLGGFEGEGLADNPANHTPQFAPLMEPTLTTGVHAALAGLLHFVAADPGAGPVGA, from the coding sequence ATGACCGACGTCCGCACCGCCCCCGCCCCCCTGCCCGCGTCCCTGCGCCTGGACGAGGCGCTCACCCAGACGCTCCACGAGGACTACGTCCACCTGCACCGCAACCCGGAGCTGTCCATGCAGGAGCATCGGACCGCCGCATGGATCGAGGCCCGGCTGGACGAGCTGGGGATCGAGCACGAGCGCGTCGGCGGGACCGGCGTCGTCGGGATCCTGCGCCATCCCGAGGGCGCCGAGGGGCGCACCGTGGCCTACCGTGCCGACTCGGACGCGCTGCCCGTGAAGGAGGACTCCGGCCTGGACTACGCCTCCACCGCCCGCGGCACCCTCCCGGACGGCACCGAGGTGCCCGTGATGCACGCGTGCGGCCACGACACCCACGTGGCCATGGGCCTGAGCGCCGCCCGCGTCCTGGCCCGCCACCCCGAGGCGTGGGCGGGCACCGTGGTGTTCGTCTTCCAGCCGGGCGAGGAGACCGCCGCGGGAGCGAGGGCCATGCTGGAGGACGGCCTGTGGGACCGGGTGCCGCGGCCCGAGGCCGTGATCGGTCAGCACGTGATGCCGGCCCAGGCCGGCACCGTGACGTACGTGCCCGGGGACGCCATGAGCCTGGCCGACTCGTTCAAGGTCGTCTTCACCGGCAAGGGCGCGCACGGCTCCATGCCGGACCGCTCGATCGACCCGATCCTGCTGGCCTCGCACGCCGTGACTCGCCTCCAGGGGATCGTCTCCCGCGAGGTGGCCCCCTCCGACCGCGCCGTGGTCACCGTGGGCACCTTCCATGCGGGCCTCAAGGAGAACGTCATCCCGGACACCGCGGAGATCGCCCTCAACGTGCGCACGCCCACCCCGGAGGCCCGGGAGAAGGTGTCGGCGGCCATCCACCGGATCCTGACGGCCGAGGCCCTCGCCTCGGGCGCGCCGGAGCCCGTGATCCAGCGCTACAACTCCTTCCCGCGCACCCACAACGACGTGGCGGCCACCGGCGCGGTCATGGCGGCCCTCGCCGCGGAGCTGGGCGAGGAGAACGTCACGGAGACGGCACCGCTGATGGGCTCCGAGGACGTGGGCGCCCTCGCCGACGCGCTCGGGGTCCCGCTCGTGTACTGGTTCCTCGGCGGGTTCGAGGGGGAGGGCTTGGCGGACAACCCCGCGAACCACACCCCGCAGTTCGCCCCGCTGATGGAGCCGACCCTGACCACGGGCGTGCACGCCGCGCTGGCGGGGCTGCTGCACTTCGTGGCCGCTGACCCCGGGGCGGGCCCCGTGGGAGCATGA